ACAGCTGACCGACAACGGCTGGAAGGTCCTCTCCAACATCGCCCTTTGGGCATTGCAAAAACCGTAATAACGCGGAAGACCCCTCGTCTGAGAAGACGAGGGGTCTCTGCTATTGCGCCCGATGCGTCGATAGGCGAACGTTAAGCTCGGGCCGAAGCACGATGCGCTGCTTGACGGAGTCGGCGTTCGCTGCGTTCTCGATCAGCAGCTTGAACGCCTGCTTGCCCATGCTGGCGATCGGCTGCGTTACCGTCGTCAGCGGCGGATCGGTTACCGTCGCCAAGATCGTGTCGTCGAACCCGACGATCGACAGCTGCTCCGGCACGCGAAGGCCGAGCTGCTTCGCCGCTTGCAGCGCCCCGATCGCCAGCACGTCGTTGCAGCAAAAGATCGCCGACGGCCGGACGGGCCGGTCGAGCAGCTCGAACGCGCCCCGTCTTCCTTCCTCGATCATAAATTCGCACGTGACGATATCGCCGTCGTCGAACGGGACGTTCATTTCCGCGAGCCCCTGCTTAAAGCCGCGAATCCGCTCGCGGCTGCTGCTCACTTTCAGATTTTCCGCCAAGATCGCGATCCGCCGATGCCCGAGCTCCGCCAAATGCCGCGCGGCCAGCACGCCCCCGACGTAGTCGTCGGCCACGACCGTGTCGGCTGCCTGCGCGGCGCTCTCGCGCGCGATCAGCACGAACGGGATCGACTTCGACTGAAGCCGCTCCAAGATGCCCGAGTCCTCGACGCCTGTGCCGATGATCATGCCGTCCACTCGCTTCTGCTCGAGCAGCGTAATGTACCGTTCCACCCGTTCGTCTTTGTTGTCTGTGCTGCAAATGACGACGCTGTAGCCAGCTACGTGCGCCTCGTCCTCGATCGCGCGGGCGATTTCGGCGAAGAACGGGTTGGAAATATCGGGGATCAGCAGGCCGAGCGTGAACGTTTTCTTCCCCATCAGGGCGGAGGCGATGACGCTCGGCTGATAATTCAGCTTCTCCATGATTTTGAATATTTGCTCGCGCCGCTTTTTGCTCACTTTGCCCTTGCCGTTGATGGCGTTGGAGACGGTCGCGATCGACACGCCGGCTTCTTTGGCCACGTCGTAAATGGTCGCTTTCATGCTTGCTCCTCTGGCGTTCAAACTGGGGGCGGCGCGCGGCCGTTCCCTTGCCGTTATTATGCGCGTTCCGGGCAGAGCTTGCAATACGCCGCTTACTTCGGTCCCGCCGTCATGATCCATTCATGGTCGGGGTCGTTGTGAAATTTCCAGGTGCGAGTCGGACCGGCCATCACGTTCAAATAGTAGACGTCATACCCGGGCGGCGCCGACACGGGATGATAACCGCGAGGAACGAGCACCGCTTCGCCGTCCTTCACGACGAGCGTCTCGTCGAGCGAACGGTCGTCGGTATACACCCGCTGCACCGCGAACCCCTGCTCCGGCTTCACCTTGAAATAGTACGTCTCCTCGAGCAGCGACTCCTCCGGCAGCGCGTCCCGGTCGTGCTTGTGCGGCGGATAGCTCGACCAATGCCCGTTCGGCGTGAACACCTCCACGACGAGCAGGCTGTCGGCCGGCTCCCGCTCCGGCAAAATGTTGTGTATGCGCCGTTCGATATTGCCATAGCCGCGAATTTCGACGCCGACCTGCTCCGGCGCGATGAGGCGCGCCGCATGTCCGCCGCGGCCCGGCGCCGTGCAGATCGCGAGCTCCACGTCCGTGCGCGCCTCCACCGCGTAGCCGTCGCCGCTCGGCACGTACACCGAATAAGGCGGCGTCCCCTCGAACACGCTCATTCTTCGGCCGATGCCGCGCCATTCGGCGCCGCCCGCAGCGACGTCCGCGACGCCGCTCAGCAGGACGAGGCACGCTTCGTTCGCCCCCGTTTCGCGGCGGAGCGTCATCCCCGCGGACAGCTTCGCGACTTCGAAGCCGACGTACGTCCATCCCGCCGACTCCGGCGTGATGGCGATGACCGTTCCGTCCGGTCCCGGATGTCGTTCGGGAGTGACGATGAGCTTCTGTTTCGTCATACCTGCACCTCCCTGTCGTTATTTCGCCGCCGGCTCGCGGCGCAGCTCGTTCAGTTCGCTAAGCTTGACGGCTCGGTTCAGCTTATAGCTCAGCTTCGCCGCCAGCGCGATCCGCTCCGCCTGCAAGCCATCTTCGCCGTCGATGGCGGGCGGCGCGCCGCTGACCAAGCTGTCGACGAAATGCTGCACCTCGTCCGCATACGCTTGCATATAACGCTCGAGGAAGAAATGCAGCGGCTTGTCGGACACGATGCCGCTCTCCGTGCTGACCACCGCCGTGCTCGGGTGATCGTTGGCGATGCTCACGCTGCCTTTGGAGCCGAACACTTCGACCCGCTGGTCGTAGCCGTACGCCGCTTTGCGGCTGTTGTCGATGACGCCGAGCGCCCCGCTCGCGAATTTCAGCGTAATGATCGCCGTATCGACGTCGTCGTATTCCGCGAATACCGGGTCGACGAGCACGCCGCCCTGCGCGTATACTTCCGTCACTTCGCTGCCGGACACGAAACGCGCCATGTCGAAATCGTGAATGGCCATGTCCATGAACAGGCCTCCGGACACTTTGATGTAGTCTCTCGGCGGCGGGCTTGGATCGCGGGACGTAATTTTCACGATGTGCGGTTCGCCGATGGCGCCTCCGGCAACATGCTCCCGGACGCGCTTGAAGTTATGGTCGAAGCGGCGGTTGAAGCCGATCTGCAGCTTCACGCCCGCTTGTTTGACGGCCTCCAGCGCCTTCTCCGTCTCATCGATCGACATGCTGATCGGCTTCTCGCAGAAAATATGCTTGCCCGCTTCCGCCGCTTGTCGAATGAGCGGAACGTGCGTGTCGGTGGAAGAACAGATGAACACCGCATCGATCAGCGGATTGCGAATAAGCTCGGAGCTGTCCTTGGTCAGGATGCCGATCCCTCGCGCCGCCGCCCAAGCTTCCAGCTCGGGTCCGGCGAACAAGTCGCTGACCGCGACGAGTTCGACGTTCGGATGGCGGAGCAGATTGTCCGCATGAATTTTGCCGATCCGTCCCGCGCCGATGATGCCGATTTTGATTTTGGTCATAGGGTTGCCTCCTATTTTTTCCCTGCGCTTCCGAACAGGCGGATTTTCGCCCGAACCGCGGCTTGAATCGCATCGCGGGCCGGAATCATATAGTTTCTCGGGTCGTACGCCTCGGGATGCTCTTCCAGATAGGCCCGGATGGCGGACGTGCAGGCCATTTGATTGTCGGTGTTGACATTGATTTTGGCGGTGCCTAGGGCGATCGCCTGCACAATTTCCTCCTCCGGCAACCCGCTGCCGCCGTGCAGCACGAGCGGCAAACCGGTTAGGCGCTGAATTTCGCCCATCCGGTCGAAGCCGAGCTTCGGCTGGCCGCGATACGGCCCGTGCACGGAGCCGAGCGCCGGCGCGAGGCAGTCGATGCCGGTCTCGCGGACGAGCCGGACGCATTCCTCGGGGACGGCGTACATCGCTTCCGCCTCGTCGACGACGAGATCGTCCTCCCGTCCGGTGATCCGTCCGAGCTCCGCCTCGACCGAAGCGCCGAGCGCGTGCGCCGCTTCCGTCACTTTCGCCGTGAGCTCGATGTTGCGCTCGAGCTCGTGATGCGAGGCGTCGATCATGACCGACGTAAAGCCGGCGTGCAGCGCGCGGATGCATATCTCATAAGTGGAACCGTGATCTAAATGCAGCGCGACCGGCACCGTGATGCCGTAATAGTCGATCAGCGAGCGGACCATCCCGGCGATCGTCGGAAGCCCGCCCATATACGGGATGTAGGCTTCGCTGACCCCGAGGATGACGGGGGCCTGTTCAGCCTCCGCCGCCTGCAAAATCGCCTGCGTGAATTCCAGGTTGTTCAAATTGAACTGACCGACGGCATACCGTCCTTCCAGCGCTTTGTTCAGCATCGCCGACATGGATACGAGCGTCATGCGGGTGATTCCTCCGTCCGTTTCTTCCGCCGCTTACCAGCGGGCGGTGACCATTTTTTTGCGGGTGTAAAATTCCACGCCGTCCGTGCCGTTCGCATGCAAATCGCCGTAGAACGACTTCTTCCAGCCGGAGAACGGGAAGAACGCCATCGGCGCGGGCACGCCCAGGTTGACGCCCAGCATGCCGGCGTCGATCGTTTCGCGGAACTGCCGCATCGCGGCGCCGCTGCGGGTAAATAAGCAGGCGCCGTTGGCGAATTCCGAACGGTTGGCCAGCTCGATCGCCTCTTCTAATGTGCCTACGCGCGCGATGGACAGGACAGGAGCGAAAATTTCGTCCTCCCAAATTTTCATCTCGCACTGCACTTGATCGAACAGCGTCGGGCCGACGAAATAGCCGCCGCCGCTCGCCGCCGCGTCCTTGCGGCCGTCGCGGAGCAGGAGCGCGCCTTCCTTCTCGCCGATTTCGATATATTTCAGCGTCCGTTCCTTGTGCGGGCCCCGAATGACCGGACCGAGGAATACGCCTTCGTCCATGCCGTTGCCGATCGTAAGGCTGTCCGCGGCTTCGACCAGCTTGGAGACGAGCGCATCGCCGATGTCTCCGACCGCGACGACGACCGAGCAAGCCATGCAGCGTTCGCCGGCGGAGCCGAAAGCGGCGTTAATGATTTCCTTGACGGTGAGGTCCAAATCGGCGTCCGGCATGACGATCGAATGGTTTTTGGCGCCGGCGAGCGCCTGGACGCGCTTGCCGTGGGCGGAAGCCGTCTTGTACACGTACTCGGCTACCGGCTGGGAGCCGACGAAAGACACGGCGGCAATGGATGGATGCTCGAGAATGCCGTTAACGACGTCATGCGCGCCGTGCACGATATTGAATACGCCCGCGGGAAGTCCGGCTTCGTGGAACAGCTCGGCCAGACGGTTCGCGAGCAGCGGCGTCCGCTCCGACGGCTTCAACACGAACGTGTTGCCGCAGGCGATCGCCAGCGGGAACATCCAGCAAGGAACCATCATCGGGAAGTTGAACGGGGTAATGCCGCCGACGACGCCGATCGGGTAACGGTACATGCCGGATTCGAGGTTCGTCGCAATGTCGGGCAGCTGCTTGCCCATCATGAGGCTCGGCGCTCCCGCGGCGAACTCGACGCATTCGATGCCGCGCTGCACTTCGCCGTAAGCTTCGTTGTAGCTTTTGCCGTTCTCCAGCGTGACCAGCTTCGCCAGTTCGTCCCAGCGCTCGACCAGCAGTTGTTGAT
The nucleotide sequence above comes from Paenibacillus sp.. Encoded proteins:
- a CDS encoding LacI family DNA-binding transcriptional regulator produces the protein MKATIYDVAKEAGVSIATVSNAINGKGKVSKKRREQIFKIMEKLNYQPSVIASALMGKKTFTLGLLIPDISNPFFAEIARAIEDEAHVAGYSVVICSTDNKDERVERYITLLEQKRVDGMIIGTGVEDSGILERLQSKSIPFVLIARESAAQAADTVVADDYVGGVLAARHLAELGHRRIAILAENLKVSSSRERIRGFKQGLAEMNVPFDDGDIVTCEFMIEEGRRGAFELLDRPVRPSAIFCCNDVLAIGALQAAKQLGLRVPEQLSIVGFDDTILATVTDPPLTTVTQPIASMGKQAFKLLIENAANADSVKQRIVLRPELNVRLSTHRAQ
- the iolG gene encoding inositol 2-dehydrogenase — its product is MTKIKIGIIGAGRIGKIHADNLLRHPNVELVAVSDLFAGPELEAWAAARGIGILTKDSSELIRNPLIDAVFICSSTDTHVPLIRQAAEAGKHIFCEKPISMSIDETEKALEAVKQAGVKLQIGFNRRFDHNFKRVREHVAGGAIGEPHIVKITSRDPSPPPRDYIKVSGGLFMDMAIHDFDMARFVSGSEVTEVYAQGGVLVDPVFAEYDDVDTAIITLKFASGALGVIDNSRKAAYGYDQRVEVFGSKGSVSIANDHPSTAVVSTESGIVSDKPLHFFLERYMQAYADEVQHFVDSLVSGAPPAIDGEDGLQAERIALAAKLSYKLNRAVKLSELNELRREPAAK
- the fba gene encoding class II fructose-1,6-bisphosphate aldolase, whose product is MTLVSMSAMLNKALEGRYAVGQFNLNNLEFTQAILQAAEAEQAPVILGVSEAYIPYMGGLPTIAGMVRSLIDYYGITVPVALHLDHGSTYEICIRALHAGFTSVMIDASHHELERNIELTAKVTEAAHALGASVEAELGRITGREDDLVVDEAEAMYAVPEECVRLVRETGIDCLAPALGSVHGPYRGQPKLGFDRMGEIQRLTGLPLVLHGGSGLPEEEIVQAIALGTAKINVNTDNQMACTSAIRAYLEEHPEAYDPRNYMIPARDAIQAAVRAKIRLFGSAGKK
- the iolB gene encoding 5-deoxy-glucuronate isomerase, which codes for MTKQKLIVTPERHPGPDGTVIAITPESAGWTYVGFEVAKLSAGMTLRRETGANEACLVLLSGVADVAAGGAEWRGIGRRMSVFEGTPPYSVYVPSGDGYAVEARTDVELAICTAPGRGGHAARLIAPEQVGVEIRGYGNIERRIHNILPEREPADSLLVVEVFTPNGHWSSYPPHKHDRDALPEESLLEETYYFKVKPEQGFAVQRVYTDDRSLDETLVVKDGEAVLVPRGYHPVSAPPGYDVYYLNVMAGPTRTWKFHNDPDHEWIMTAGPK
- a CDS encoding CoA-acylating methylmalonate-semialdehyde dehydrogenase, yielding MTQVLKNWIGGQWVEARAQQTDPVYNPATEEVLAYVPLSAKEDVDQAVQTAKEAFRTWSRTPVPRRARILFKYQQLLVERWDELAKLVTLENGKSYNEAYGEVQRGIECVEFAAGAPSLMMGKQLPDIATNLESGMYRYPIGVVGGITPFNFPMMVPCWMFPLAIACGNTFVLKPSERTPLLANRLAELFHEAGLPAGVFNIVHGAHDVVNGILEHPSIAAVSFVGSQPVAEYVYKTASAHGKRVQALAGAKNHSIVMPDADLDLTVKEIINAAFGSAGERCMACSVVVAVGDIGDALVSKLVEAADSLTIGNGMDEGVFLGPVIRGPHKERTLKYIEIGEKEGALLLRDGRKDAAASGGGYFVGPTLFDQVQCEMKIWEDEIFAPVLSIARVGTLEEAIELANRSEFANGACLFTRSGAAMRQFRETIDAGMLGVNLGVPAPMAFFPFSGWKKSFYGDLHANGTDGVEFYTRKKMVTARW